Proteins from one Sarcophilus harrisii chromosome 2, mSarHar1.11, whole genome shotgun sequence genomic window:
- the OTOR gene encoding otoraplin has translation MERIMTRILFLFLLATCIVHGIFMDKLATKKLCADEECVYTISLAKAQDDYNAPDCRFINIKKGQQIYVYSKLVKENEAGEFWAGSVYGEHYEEEMGIVGYFPSSLVKEQHVYQEATKEIPTTDIDFFCE, from the exons ATGGAAAGGATTATGACAAGgatactttttctctttcttctagcAACTTGTATTGTGCATGGAATTTTTATGGACAAACTTGCTACAAAGAAGCTCTGTGCTGATGAAGAGTGTGTCT ATACGATTTCCCTCGCTAAAGCTCAAGATGATTATAATGCCCCTGACTGTAGGTTCATTAACATTAAAAAGGGGCAGCAGATCTATGTTTATTCAAAACTAGTGAAGGAAAATGAAGCTGGAGAATTTTGGGCTGGAAGT GTATATGGTGAACATTATGAAGAAGAAATGGGAATTGTAGGgtattttcccagcagtttggTCAAAGAGCAACATGTCTACCAAGAGGCAACCAAAGAAATTCCGACAACG gaCATTGACTTCTTCTGCGAGTAG